In Candidatus Omnitrophota bacterium, a genomic segment contains:
- a CDS encoding glycosyltransferase family 39 protein, whose amino-acid sequence MLLVLVLAFAVRLSAILALGRHISPELWEYDTIALNILKGEGYIYHGVFNTDYRSFGYPAYPYISAFFHYMTNRNYFILEMFQVVLSVGMCCLIYRIAKKIFDERTAIVSSLLVALHPGLIVYTTKIHELVLVAFLISLTFWLIISMDLSRTSNNVLIGLLIGFGTLTRPTLVFFLPVYILYVFASAPAFKGRLKQCLVVAACVFIAILPWTIRNYVVHKKIIFITTISAEQFWRGNNPLASGSALTPGGDAIINAAPKEFLDKLYGMDEIGQYGYFYGEAFKFIKSNPALFIKLTLKKFLYFWTFSPQTGMRYPAAWKAVYGIFYAAVLLFFAVGSWLAVKKGGALVPYVLSIFALLLFISAANSLYYVEMRHRWALELLMLIFSAYGAVSTVGFLRRNARW is encoded by the coding sequence ATGCTTTTAGTCCTTGTCCTTGCGTTCGCGGTAAGACTCAGCGCTATATTGGCCCTGGGCCGGCACATCAGCCCGGAATTATGGGAGTACGATACCATAGCGCTCAATATACTTAAAGGCGAAGGCTATATATATCACGGCGTTTTCAACACCGATTACCGTTCTTTCGGCTATCCCGCGTATCCGTATATATCGGCGTTCTTCCATTATATGACGAACAGGAATTATTTCATCCTGGAGATGTTCCAGGTGGTACTGTCGGTCGGGATGTGCTGCCTTATTTACAGGATAGCGAAAAAGATCTTCGATGAGAGGACGGCGATAGTCTCTTCGCTCCTGGTCGCCCTGCATCCGGGTTTGATAGTATACACCACGAAGATACATGAACTGGTGCTTGTCGCGTTCCTGATATCGTTGACATTCTGGCTTATAATATCTATGGACCTCTCCAGGACGTCTAATAACGTCCTGATAGGCCTTCTCATAGGATTCGGAACGCTCACCAGGCCTACGCTGGTATTCTTTTTGCCGGTGTATATCCTGTATGTCTTCGCTTCGGCGCCGGCATTTAAAGGCCGCCTGAAGCAATGCCTGGTCGTAGCTGCGTGCGTTTTCATCGCGATACTTCCATGGACGATACGGAACTACGTCGTGCATAAAAAAATAATATTCATAACCACTATCTCGGCCGAGCAGTTTTGGCGCGGGAATAATCCTCTGGCGTCCGGGTCTGCCCTGACGCCCGGCGGCGACGCCATCATAAACGCAGCGCCGAAGGAATTCCTGGATAAACTTTACGGCATGGACGAGATTGGACAATACGGCTATTTTTACGGCGAGGCCTTCAAATTCATAAAGTCCAACCCGGCCCTTTTTATAAAATTGACGCTTAAGAAATTTTTATATTTCTGGACATTCTCGCCGCAGACAGGGATGAGGTATCCGGCCGCCTGGAAGGCCGTTTACGGGATATTTTACGCGGCGGTCCTGTTATTTTTCGCGGTCGGTTCATGGTTGGCCGTTAAAAAAGGAGGGGCGCTGGTCCCGTACGTCTTATCTATTTTTGCGCTGCTGTTATTCATATCGGCTGCGAACAGCCTCTATTATGTGGAGATGAGGCACAGGTGGGCTTTAGAACTCCTGATGCTGATATTCTCCGCTTACGGAGCCGTGTCCACGGTAGGGTTTTTGAGAAGGAACGCCCGATGGTAA
- a CDS encoding ElyC/SanA/YdcF family protein yields MLKGEDIICISSIDWDFIWQGHQEIMTRFARGGNRVFFIENTGVRVPTLKDIPRIKSRLKNWRKGIGGIRKIEDNLYVYSPLVLPFPYSRVARLLNKMIILAAITKWLKAMRVKAPIIWTFLPTGLALDIMKEVDHKLLVYYCIDSFVSSSSAARKISHTEHLVIEKADLVFVTSMELRRHCSQYNGNVHNFPFGVNLENFEAVRNDPGTKTPADMPPAKGRVIGYIGGIHKWIDFDLLAFLAEKNPGDAFVLVGPAQADLSKIKDIKNIFILGQKPAAEVPLYIKYFDACLIPYLITDYTKNVYPTKLNEYLSMGKPVVSTPLPEVVEFNKAHKGVILVGRDNGDFDMKLREVLSGGGGALSKVRITEAEKNSWASKVEEMSSVIYNAEAVKSERTQKDWSSNLRRIYKSTKRGLIKAAVAALLIYLALFKTGAGWYLGEPLAISDAPQKADCILVLGGGVGESGKAGQGYEERVSKAVELYKKGYSKNIIYSTGYTYILKEADVMSALSEAMGIDKRDIVIEDKSVNTHDNIVNSGKIMEGRGWKSALIVSSKYHMRRVKLVCDKSIPGDRVLFIPTASSYYSGDNITFRHIEGFLHEYLGILFYKMKGYI; encoded by the coding sequence ATGCTTAAAGGCGAAGACATCATATGCATCTCCAGTATAGACTGGGACTTTATCTGGCAGGGCCACCAGGAGATAATGACTCGCTTCGCCAGGGGCGGGAACAGGGTATTCTTCATCGAGAATACGGGCGTGCGCGTCCCCACGTTAAAAGACATCCCGAGGATAAAGAGCAGGCTGAAGAATTGGCGTAAAGGGATAGGCGGTATCAGGAAGATCGAGGACAATCTCTATGTGTACTCGCCGCTGGTATTGCCTTTTCCTTATTCGCGCGTCGCGAGGCTGCTCAATAAAATGATAATTTTAGCCGCGATAACCAAATGGCTTAAGGCCATGAGGGTGAAGGCGCCGATAATCTGGACGTTCCTGCCTACGGGGCTGGCGCTGGACATAATGAAAGAGGTGGACCACAAGCTGTTGGTCTATTATTGCATAGATTCGTTCGTATCGAGCTCCTCCGCCGCGAGGAAGATAAGCCATACGGAGCATCTCGTTATAGAAAAGGCCGACCTCGTATTTGTTACATCGATGGAACTCAGGCGGCATTGTTCGCAATATAACGGTAATGTCCATAATTTCCCTTTCGGCGTGAACCTCGAGAATTTCGAAGCCGTGAGGAACGACCCGGGCACGAAAACGCCGGCCGATATGCCTCCCGCAAAAGGGCGCGTCATAGGATATATCGGCGGCATACACAAGTGGATAGATTTCGACCTGCTCGCTTTCCTGGCGGAGAAGAATCCCGGAGACGCTTTTGTATTGGTGGGGCCGGCGCAGGCGGACCTCTCGAAGATCAAAGATATAAAGAACATATTCATTCTGGGCCAGAAGCCCGCCGCCGAGGTGCCTCTCTATATAAAATATTTCGACGCATGTCTTATTCCGTACCTGATCACGGATTATACTAAAAATGTGTATCCGACGAAACTAAACGAATACCTGAGCATGGGTAAACCGGTCGTATCTACGCCGCTTCCGGAGGTCGTGGAATTCAACAAAGCCCACAAGGGTGTGATTTTAGTCGGGCGGGATAACGGCGATTTCGATATGAAGCTCCGCGAAGTCCTGAGCGGCGGGGGCGGGGCGCTTTCGAAAGTCCGGATAACGGAGGCGGAAAAGAATTCGTGGGCGTCTAAGGTCGAAGAGATGTCGTCTGTCATCTATAATGCGGAAGCCGTGAAGAGCGAAAGAACGCAGAAGGACTGGAGCAGTAATTTAAGGCGTATATACAAATCCACGAAGCGGGGCCTGATCAAGGCGGCCGTTGCCGCTCTCCTGATATATCTGGCGCTATTCAAGACAGGCGCCGGATGGTATCTTGGCGAACCTCTCGCGATATCCGACGCGCCTCAAAAGGCAGACTGTATATTAGTTCTCGGCGGAGGCGTGGGCGAATCGGGCAAGGCCGGCCAGGGATATGAAGAGAGGGTTTCGAAAGCCGTGGAACTTTATAAGAAAGGCTATTCCAAAAACATCATATATTCCACAGGCTACACCTATATACTCAAGGAGGCGGATGTCATGTCCGCGCTTTCGGAAGCTATGGGTATCGATAAACGCGATATAGTTATCGAAGACAAGTCCGTTAACACGCATGACAACATAGTGAACAGCGGAAAGATCATGGAGGGGAGGGGCTGGAAGAGCGCCCTAATCGTCAGCTCCAAATACCATATGAGGCGCGTAAAGCTTGTATGCGATAAGTCTATCCCGGGAGACAGGGTCCTGTTCATTCCCACGGCAAGCAGCTATTACTCCGGCGACAACATAACGTTCAGGCATATAGAAGGTTTCCTGCACGAATACCTGGGGATTTTATTTTACAAGATGAAAGGATATATTTAG
- a CDS encoding glycosyltransferase family 4 protein — protein sequence MVKVLRVITRLNIGGPAIHTLLLSSSLNNGGGYKDILVCGRVSESEGDMSYLAREKNVEPVVIDELGREISFVKDTRAFFKLCGIMKRERPAIVHTHTAKAGTLGRLAAILTGVPVRIHTFHGHVFDGYFSPHKAKAFVLIEKFLARFTSRVIMVSEGVRNEIVKELKVASPSKSVVIPLGLELEQFLDSEKRKGALRLMLGIGGDVMLIGIVGRLVPIKNHKMFLDAAKKISDRKLSAKVKFLVIGDGELKEDLAVYAKKLGIEKDVIFTGWVQDLPMVYADLDIVALTSLNEGTPVSLIEAMASARAVIATSVGGVGDLIADGSNGVLTTAQDTDGFSGKLLGLIEDRSGRLAMGGRAREFVRDRYSKQRLVGDIKKLYEECLYEKKQAGGIKR from the coding sequence ATGGTAAAAGTATTGAGGGTAATAACGAGGTTGAATATCGGAGGGCCGGCGATCCACACTCTGTTATTGTCGAGCTCCCTGAACAACGGCGGCGGTTACAAAGATATCCTAGTTTGCGGGAGGGTGAGCGAATCGGAAGGGGACATGTCGTATCTTGCCAGGGAAAAGAACGTCGAGCCGGTCGTCATAGATGAGTTGGGCAGGGAGATATCGTTTGTGAAAGATACCAGGGCGTTCTTCAAACTGTGCGGAATAATGAAAAGAGAGCGGCCGGCTATCGTGCATACGCATACGGCCAAGGCGGGGACTCTTGGAAGGCTCGCGGCTATCCTGACAGGCGTCCCTGTGCGGATACATACCTTCCATGGGCATGTATTCGACGGATATTTCAGCCCCCACAAGGCAAAGGCTTTTGTATTAATAGAGAAATTCCTGGCGCGTTTTACGAGCAGGGTAATAATGGTGAGCGAAGGGGTAAGGAATGAGATCGTAAAAGAGTTAAAAGTAGCCTCGCCGTCCAAGAGCGTTGTGATACCTCTAGGCCTTGAGCTTGAGCAGTTCCTGGACAGCGAAAAGAGAAAAGGCGCGCTCAGGTTGATGCTTGGCATAGGAGGCGACGTCATGCTCATCGGCATCGTCGGCAGGCTCGTCCCGATAAAGAACCATAAGATGTTCCTGGACGCCGCGAAAAAAATATCGGATAGAAAGCTGTCCGCGAAGGTGAAATTCCTGGTCATAGGCGACGGGGAGCTGAAAGAGGACCTGGCGGTATACGCAAAGAAATTGGGCATAGAAAAGGACGTCATATTCACAGGATGGGTGCAGGACCTGCCCATGGTATACGCGGACCTTGACATAGTGGCTCTTACGTCATTGAACGAAGGCACGCCGGTATCGCTTATAGAGGCTATGGCGTCGGCGAGGGCTGTTATAGCTACCTCGGTCGGCGGTGTAGGCGACTTGATCGCCGACGGATCGAACGGCGTCCTGACCACGGCGCAGGACACGGATGGATTTTCCGGGAAACTTCTCGGCCTTATCGAGGACAGGAGCGGGCGCCTGGCCATGGGCGGCCGCGCCAGAGAATTCGTCAGGGACAGGTATTCGAAGCAGAGACTTGTCGGAGATATAAAGAAACTTTATGAAGAATGCTTGTATGAAAAAAAACAAGCGGGAGGAATAAAGAGATGA
- a CDS encoding glycosyltransferase family 2 protein has protein sequence MNTADSKYRSLNKSISIVMPAYNEEQNIEKTVKKCAHLLDSLAVKGEVVVTDDGSVDRTKEILSGLKGKMANLVVVEHKENKGYGASLNDAIIASKGDLIVSIDSDGQFDIDELPLLLDRYMEGHPIVAGFRKEKKDSFFKVFADRCMNLMVNMMFGLRLRDSNCAFKLYERDIIKPVKVESMGFSAPTEIMVKLKTNGHSFAEVGITHSAREKGKSALKLVGTSLNFFTFLFYLKLKQGLYRKRVINNF, from the coding sequence ATGAATACCGCGGACTCCAAATACAGAAGCTTGAATAAGAGCATCTCTATAGTTATGCCGGCCTATAACGAAGAGCAAAATATTGAAAAGACCGTGAAGAAGTGCGCTCACCTCCTGGATAGCCTCGCGGTCAAAGGAGAGGTGGTAGTAACAGACGACGGGAGCGTCGACAGGACGAAAGAGATACTTAGCGGCCTGAAAGGAAAGATGGCAAACCTTGTGGTCGTTGAGCATAAAGAGAATAAAGGTTACGGCGCCAGCCTGAACGACGCCATCATAGCTTCTAAAGGAGACCTCATAGTCAGCATCGACTCCGACGGGCAATTCGATATAGATGAGCTGCCCTTGCTGCTGGACCGGTATATGGAAGGCCACCCGATAGTCGCCGGTTTCCGCAAAGAAAAGAAAGACTCGTTCTTTAAAGTATTTGCCGACAGATGCATGAACCTTATGGTGAACATGATGTTTGGTTTGAGGTTAAGGGACTCTAACTGCGCTTTCAAATTGTATGAAAGAGATATCATCAAGCCGGTGAAGGTAGAATCCATGGGGTTTTCCGCTCCTACCGAGATAATGGTTAAGCTCAAGACTAACGGGCATTCGTTCGCCGAGGTGGGTATAACCCATTCGGCGAGAGAGAAGGGTAAATCCGCCCTCAAACTTGTGGGCACAAGCTTAAATTTTTTCACATTCCTATTTTATCTGAAATTGAAACAGGGCCTGTACAGGAAGCGCGTGATCAATAACTTTTAA
- a CDS encoding GDP-mannose 4,6-dehydratase has product MRNLITGGAGFIGSHLAEELLNKGEEVTVIDNLSTGDINNIEHLRSHAKFSCHIDTIMNEKLMRRLVKNCDCIYHLAAAVGVKYIIDNPLVSIETNVKGTEMVLGLANELGKKKVVIASTSEIYGKDRPGKREFSESDDRVLGPTSISRWSYSCTKAIDEFLALAYWREKKLPVVIVRFFNTCGPRQTGRYGMVIPRFVKQALMGQPITVYGSGRQTRSFTYVKDAVRAIIALAKHPGAVGEPFNIGNPNAVTIKKLAEMVKSLTKSKSRIVYVPYEKAYEKGFEDMMHRVPNIGKIKKLIGFYPEYDLDEILESIISYFRE; this is encoded by the coding sequence ATGAGAAATCTTATTACCGGCGGCGCGGGGTTTATCGGTTCGCATCTGGCGGAAGAGCTTTTAAATAAGGGCGAGGAGGTTACGGTTATCGACAACCTGTCGACCGGGGATATTAATAATATAGAGCACCTGAGATCGCATGCGAAATTTTCCTGCCATATCGATACCATAATGAACGAGAAGCTCATGAGGAGGCTGGTGAAGAATTGCGACTGTATTTATCATCTGGCCGCCGCGGTAGGAGTAAAATATATTATAGACAATCCGCTCGTCTCGATAGAGACTAACGTCAAGGGGACGGAGATGGTGCTTGGGCTTGCCAATGAACTGGGCAAGAAGAAGGTCGTCATCGCCTCCACGTCCGAAATATACGGGAAGGACAGGCCCGGCAAGCGCGAGTTTTCCGAGAGCGACGACAGGGTGCTTGGCCCTACCAGCATATCGAGATGGAGTTACTCCTGCACGAAGGCGATAGACGAATTCCTCGCGCTTGCGTATTGGAGAGAGAAGAAACTGCCGGTCGTTATAGTCAGGTTCTTCAACACCTGCGGGCCCAGACAGACGGGAAGATACGGCATGGTCATCCCGAGATTCGTGAAGCAGGCTCTTATGGGACAGCCGATAACCGTCTATGGCAGCGGCAGGCAGACGAGGAGCTTCACGTATGTCAAGGACGCGGTGAGGGCCATAATAGCTTTGGCTAAGCATCCCGGGGCTGTGGGGGAGCCGTTTAATATAGGCAACCCGAACGCCGTCACGATAAAGAAGCTGGCCGAAATGGTGAAGTCGCTCACCAAGTCAAAGTCCAGGATCGTATATGTGCCGTATGAAAAGGCTTACGAAAAAGGTTTTGAAGATATGATGCACAGAGTGCCTAATATCGGTAAGATAAAGAAACTTATAGGCTTTTATCCGGAATACGATCTGGATGAGATACTTGAGAGTATAATAAGTTATTTCAGGGAATAA
- a CDS encoding glycosyltransferase → MYKEKLAIIVPTKDRQDELLRLLASVLRQEYKPFQIVIVDGGNSPVENALKSYSGLNIDYVRKVPPSLTAQRNAGIAALDGGVTLTAFLDDDIVLEDGSLEKMMRFWEEADPGVGGASFNLVNEIYEKPSLIEKFFMVKADEPNAILRSGFQGKVACVDRTIPAQWMVGCAMVFRKNIFGEFSFDERFSGYARYEDVDFSYSVSKRYKMYVVADAKVRHLNRLEDVNFSFPLGRMEVLNRLYFVRKHKDLSVPLCYWALFGILLNNIAKGLLKPDRRYFNRARGNVAGFVVSVLDHDVLNKG, encoded by the coding sequence ATGTATAAAGAAAAGTTAGCAATAATAGTTCCTACCAAAGACAGGCAAGACGAGCTTTTACGTCTTTTGGCCAGCGTCTTAAGGCAGGAATATAAGCCTTTCCAGATAGTGATAGTCGATGGAGGGAACTCCCCGGTAGAGAACGCTCTGAAGAGTTACTCCGGCCTCAATATCGACTATGTGCGTAAGGTCCCGCCGTCCCTGACAGCCCAGAGGAACGCGGGTATAGCCGCGCTCGACGGCGGCGTTACGCTGACGGCGTTCCTTGATGACGATATAGTGCTCGAAGACGGATCCTTGGAAAAGATGATGAGGTTCTGGGAAGAGGCCGATCCCGGCGTAGGGGGGGCGTCGTTCAATCTCGTCAATGAGATATACGAAAAACCGTCTCTTATCGAAAAATTTTTTATGGTGAAAGCGGATGAACCGAACGCCATTCTGCGTTCGGGATTCCAGGGCAAGGTAGCGTGCGTAGACCGCACGATACCGGCCCAATGGATGGTGGGCTGTGCCATGGTATTCAGGAAGAATATATTCGGAGAGTTCTCTTTTGATGAGCGTTTTTCGGGCTATGCCCGCTACGAGGACGTCGACTTCAGTTATAGCGTAAGTAAGAGATATAAGATGTATGTAGTCGCCGACGCGAAGGTCAGGCACCTCAACAGGCTGGAGGACGTCAATTTCAGTTTTCCGCTGGGCAGGATGGAGGTCCTGAACAGGCTGTATTTTGTAAGAAAACATAAAGACCTTTCTGTCCCGCTTTGTTATTGGGCGCTCTTCGGTATATTGCTGAATAATATAGCGAAAGGATTATTGAAGCCGGACCGGCGGTATTTTAACAGGGCAAGAGGTAATGTTGCCGGCTTTGTTGTTTCCGTTTTAGACCATGATGTTTTGAATAAGGGCTAA